caatggagcagaagtagatgcttttctggaattctcttgctttatctatggtacaatagatgttggcaatttgatctctggttcctctgccttttctaaatccagtttcaacatctggaagttcttgcagtagtctgaacattctttagcaatgtccttctttgggattggaatgaaaactgaccttttacagtcttgaggccactgctgagttttccaaatttgctgaaatattgagtgcaccactttaacagcatcatcttctaggatttgaaatagttcagctggaattctgtcacctccactagctttgttcatagtgatgctttctaaggcccacttgacttcacactccaggatgtccggctctaagtgagtgatcacgccattgaGGTTATCTTggtaattaagattttttttgcatagctcttctgtgtattcttgccacctcttcttaatatcttcagatAGGttgtggtggagagttctgacaaaacatggtcctgtggagaagggaatggcaaaccacttcagcatgcttgccttgagaaccccatgaacagtatgaaaaggacgTTGTtggttatttacaaaacagaaatagactcacaggcttagagaacGAACTTCTGGTTGCCAGTagggaagaatggaaggaagaaTCCCAGTTTGGGATTGatatgtacacattgctatatttgaaatctgcatctcttaaaaCAGGATGACTATTATAAAATTGTCTGACATTTGCTTGCAATCTTGTGGTGGTGGGTAGTGGGTGGACAGGAAGTTTGGTGAAGTTCACCTTATTTTCGCATTCGTGGTTCTTgacatgtgtgcttagtcactcacctATGTATTATTTCAGTTGCTTGGCTCTGGGGTCTCTGGGGGTCAAGACACAATGTTCAGCTGCCTCCTTAGTCTGCTTCTCTTTCTAAAATTACCAAATAGTATAGTATAAATAATATAGTTGCTTTCCTGGTgcttcagtggtgaagaatctttCTGCCTAttcaggaggcatgggtttgatccctgatccaggaagatcccatgcacTGTGGAGCTACTAAGCTCCATGCGCCACGACCAtggagtctgtgctccagagccctggagcctcaactactgagcccgcacaccatatagcccatgctctgcaaaagATGAGCCACTACAGAGAGAAGCCTGAGAGTAGACCCCTCTTGCTgcagctgcaactagagaaaagcccgtgcagcaaggaagacccagcacagccaaaaacaaatagaaataaaattctttctaaaatatagtaTGAATAGTGTAATATACAAAGATGACTACCCATTAAGCCCTTGTGGGAATTAACCATGGATGACATTCTGCTATATCAGcctcagttttttaagaaagtaaCGGAATAAGGTGCATACAGAAGACACGGTTCTTATTCTTCTGTTTGTCTCCACCTCATCCCATGATAATGTTTTGCTTCCTGCTGGTGCATAAAACCCACATTTGATTGTGCTGTCAGTTTCCATCTTTCTTACCAGATTTGTCCACAACATGGGACCCAGAAACAAAACAGGAGTTTCGGAATTCCTTCTTATGGAAGTGACAAAGGATCTGGAACTGCAGCCACTCCATTTCATTCTGTTCTTGTCCATTTACCTGGTAACCACTCTGGGAAACCTGCTCATCGTCATGGCTGTCACCTctgactcccacctccacacccccatgtacttctttctcTACAACCTGTCCTTTACTGACATTTGTTTAAGCACAACCACGATCCCAAAGATGCTAGTGAACATCCAAACACAGAGTCAGAGCATCACTTATACAGGCTGCCTCACCCAGCTCTGCTCTGTGCTGGTGTTTGCTAGTTTGGAAAGTTTTCTCCTTGCAATAATGGCCTATGACCGATATGTAGCCATTTGTCACCCACTGAGATACATGGCCATCATGAACTTTCGCTTTTGTGGCCGGCTGATTCTATCCTCCTTGTTTATTAGCATCGTGGATGCCCTGATCCACAGTCTGATGGTGTTGCAGCTGACCTTTTGCACAGACCTGGAAATCCCTCTCTTCTTCTGTGAAGTTGTTCAGGTCATCAAGCTTGCATGCTCTGATACCCTCATCAACAATATCCTGATATATTTGGCAACTAGCATATTTGGTGGTGTTCCTGTGTGTGGAATCATATTCTCCTATACTCAAATTGTCTCCTCAGTTTTGAGAATGCCATCAGCGGGTGGAAAGTATAAAGCTTTTTCCACCTGTGGGTCTCACCTCTCTGTTGTGTCCTTATTCTATGGCACAGGCTTGGGGGTGTACATTAGTTCTGCCCTTATCAATTCTTCCAGGCAGACTGCAGTGGCTTCAGTGATTTATACAGTAGTCCCTCAAATGATGAACCCCTTCATCTATAGTTTGAGGAACAGGGACATGAAGGAAGCTTTGAGAAAACTCATCAGTAAGATACCACTGCCTTTTGAGGACTGTGTTATTTAATTGCTACACACTTGTGTGTTTTCTAGTTGTTATTCTCTtatatagggctttcctggtggctcagacagtaaagaacctgccctcaatgcaggagatagggttcgatcgctgggtcgggaagatcccctggagaagaccatggcaacccactccagtattctttcctggagaatcccatggatagaggagactggtgggctatagcccatggggccacaaagagtcagatacaactgaagcaatttagcatgtacacacatattcTCCTATTTCTAGATTCATACCACTGTAGTCAGAAAtgacactgtatgatttcaatattcTCAAATTTATTGATACTTGCTTTGTGGCCTAAGATGTGAACCATCTAGAGAGTGTTCTCTGTGCACTGGAGAAGATTGctctttctgcttttgttgtATGTAGTgtttatatagggcttccctggtgtctcagacagtaaagaatctgcctgcgatgcgggagacctgggttcaatccctgggttgggaacatcccctggagaagggcatggcatcccactccagtattcttgcctggagaatccccagggacaaaggagcctggcaggctacagtccatgtgttcgcaaagagtcggacacgactgagcgactaagcacacagcacagtgtCTCTTGGGTTTTGTTAGTTTATAGTGATTTTTAAGCCCTCTGTGTCATTTTTTGTTTATCCAGAGTTACTATCCTTTGCTGAAAATTTGCATTAAAATCTGTGTTAGTGTAGAAGTTTGAATTTCTCACTTCACTTCTGTCAAgtttgcttcacatattttgaGGCACTATTGTTTGGTGTATATATACCTCTAATTGTTCTATAATCTTGATTATTAACCATTTTATCTCTATCTGGCTGTCTACCTATTTCTGTCTATCCTTCTTTGTCTAGTTTAACAGTTTTGACTTAAAGTCTACATTTTTACTATATTAACTCTCTTTTGGTAACTATTTACCTAATTTTTTGCAATCTATTTGTGTTTGTGGATCTACAGTGAGTTTCTTATAAATCACACATATTCACATCaggtttcttttatctttttcccaATCTCTGTCCTTTGGGTTAGACATtttaattcacttatttaaaGTATCTATTGACAAGGAGATACTTAATTCTCCAcctaaaatttgttttctgaataaaccatgtttttctccaaatatatacctaggagtgggattcctggatcacatagtaatataatgtgtgtgtgcatgcttgctgagtgacttcagtcatgtctgactctttgaaaccctatggactatagcgtgccaagctcctctgtccatgggcttcttgaggcaagaatactggagcaggtggccatttcctcctccaggagatctcctgtgcctcctgcattggcaggtgaattctttactactagcgccacctgggaagtcccaactacagcccatggggtcacaacttagcaactaaacaacaaaacctcaaggattcctttcattttctttttacctgtgcataagaaaataaaatcacctcaaaataaaataagcaggTAAATCATCAGAAGACATCATCATCAAACGAGAATTTCCCTG
This genomic window from Cervus canadensis isolate Bull #8, Minnesota chromosome 4, ASM1932006v1, whole genome shotgun sequence contains:
- the LOC122440474 gene encoding olfactory receptor 7G1-like translates to MGPRNKTGVSEFLLMEVTKDLELQPLHFILFLSIYLVTTLGNLLIVMAVTSDSHLHTPMYFFLYNLSFTDICLSTTTIPKMLVNIQTQSQSITYTGCLTQLCSVLVFASLESFLLAIMAYDRYVAICHPLRYMAIMNFRFCGRLILSSLFISIVDALIHSLMVLQLTFCTDLEIPLFFCEVVQVIKLACSDTLINNILIYLATSIFGGVPVCGIIFSYTQIVSSVLRMPSAGGKYKAFSTCGSHLSVVSLFYGTGLGVYISSALINSSRQTAVASVIYTVVPQMMNPFIYSLRNRDMKEALRKLISKIPLPFEDCVI